One Stenotrophomonas maltophilia DNA window includes the following coding sequences:
- the xseA gene encoding exodeoxyribonuclease VII large subunit: MQPRNNDILTPSQLNTLARDLLEGSFPAIWVEAELGSVARPSSGHLYFTLKDARAQLRAAMFRMKAQYLKFVPREGMRVLVRGKVTLYDARGEYQMVLDHMEEAGEGALRRAFEELKARLEAEGLFDPARKRPMPAHVQRLAVITSPTGAAVRDVLSVLARRFPLLEVDLLPTLVQGNSAAAQTTRLLQAADASGRYDVILLTRGGGSLEDLWAFNDEALARAIAASHTPVVSAVGHETDFSLSDFAADLRAPTPSVAAELLVPDQRELALRLRRTAARMVQLQRHTMQQAMQRADRALLRLNAQSPQARLDLLRRRQLDLGRRLHAAFNQQQERRAARLRHAAAILRGHHPQRQLDAMQRRLAALRGRPQIAMQRLLERDALRLRGLARSLEAVSPLATVARGYSILTRSDDGALVRHVDQVQPGDALQARVGDGVIDVQVK; encoded by the coding sequence ATGCAGCCACGCAACAACGACATCCTCACCCCCAGCCAGCTCAACACCCTGGCCCGCGACCTGCTGGAAGGCAGCTTCCCGGCGATCTGGGTCGAGGCCGAACTGGGCAGCGTGGCGCGTCCTTCTTCCGGGCACCTGTATTTCACCCTGAAGGACGCACGTGCGCAGCTGCGTGCTGCAATGTTCCGGATGAAGGCGCAGTACCTGAAGTTCGTGCCGCGCGAAGGCATGCGCGTGCTGGTGCGCGGCAAGGTGACCCTGTACGACGCCCGTGGCGAGTACCAGATGGTGCTGGACCACATGGAGGAGGCCGGCGAAGGCGCACTGCGTCGCGCGTTCGAAGAACTGAAGGCACGTCTGGAGGCCGAGGGTCTGTTCGACCCGGCGCGCAAGCGGCCGATGCCGGCGCACGTGCAGCGCCTGGCAGTGATCACCTCGCCCACCGGCGCCGCCGTGCGCGACGTGCTGAGCGTGCTGGCCCGCCGCTTCCCGCTGCTGGAAGTGGACCTGCTGCCGACCCTGGTGCAGGGCAACAGCGCCGCTGCACAGACCACCCGCCTGCTGCAGGCGGCCGATGCCAGTGGTCGCTACGACGTGATCCTGCTGACCCGCGGCGGCGGTTCGCTGGAAGACCTGTGGGCCTTCAACGATGAAGCACTGGCCCGTGCGATCGCCGCCAGTCACACCCCGGTGGTCTCGGCGGTGGGCCATGAAACCGACTTCAGTCTCAGCGATTTTGCCGCCGACCTGCGTGCACCAACGCCGTCGGTGGCGGCTGAACTGCTGGTACCCGACCAGCGCGAACTGGCCTTGCGCCTGCGCCGCACGGCCGCGCGCATGGTGCAGCTGCAACGGCACACGATGCAGCAGGCCATGCAGCGTGCCGACCGCGCCCTGCTGCGCCTGAACGCACAGAGCCCGCAGGCGCGGCTGGACCTGCTTCGCCGCCGCCAGCTGGATCTGGGCCGGCGCCTGCATGCCGCCTTCAACCAGCAGCAGGAACGCCGTGCCGCGCGCCTGCGCCATGCCGCGGCGATCCTGCGCGGGCACCATCCGCAGCGCCAGCTTGATGCGATGCAGCGCCGTCTGGCTGCCCTGCGCGGGCGCCCGCAGATTGCGATGCAGCGTCTGCTGGAGCGCGATGCACTGCGCCTGCGCGGGCTGGCGCGTTCGCTGGAAGCGGTCAGCCCGCTGGCGACCGTGGCCCGTGGCTACAGCATCCTGACCCGCAGCGACGACGGTGCCCTGGTGCGGCACGTCGACCAGGTGCAGCCGGGTGACGCCCTGCAGGCCCGCGTTGGCGACGGCGTGATCGACGTGCAGGTCAAGTAA